A genomic segment from Halomonas sp. GD1P12 encodes:
- a CDS encoding acetyl/propionyl/methylcrotonyl-CoA carboxylase subunit alpha, with protein sequence MSKATSKFDTLLVANRGEIACRVMRTARRLGIKTVAVYSDADASARHVREADEAVRLGPAAARESYLNIEAVIAAARQSGSTAVHPGYGFLSENGRFVEALETAGITFVGPPASAIAAMGDKSAAKARMANAGVPLVPGYHGDDQGDDTLLAEANRIGYPVMLKASAGGGGKGMRVVEREADFQAALESCRRESKASFSDDRMLIEKYLVKPRHVEVQVFCDRFGAGVYLFERDCSVQRRHQKVLEEAPAPHMTEALRAAMGEAAVRAAKEIGYVGAGTVEFLLDVDGAFYFMEMNTRLQVEHPVTEMVTGLDLVEWQLRVAMNEPLPCAQSELTLNGHSFEARLYAEDPANEFLPATGTLTRFSLDIEGAGLQTAQVRLDSGVDSGDVVSMHYDPMLAKLITHGTDRDAALATLNRALAALDVQGVVTNRAFLQRLAGHPAFKAAELDTGFIVRHHDDLFRQNEPTPQAYARAALVAIETLAKSAGRQDVSPWAHSDGFRLNAPHKVRIALADKREESETVVVEATRTRAQAGWTLRVQNERFEGSLSRLAGDAVAVTLNGHRRRFQAQLEEDNLVLSDSAGETRLVWQRLDALNHAAIEAAASLTAPMHGTVVALLVEPGAPVEKGMPLMVMEAMKMEHTLSAPADGTVEQFRFAAGDSVGQGDVLLDFAATDEGA encoded by the coding sequence ATGAGTAAAGCAACCAGCAAGTTCGATACGTTGTTAGTGGCCAACCGCGGTGAGATCGCCTGCCGAGTGATGCGCACCGCGCGCCGGCTGGGTATCAAGACCGTAGCGGTCTACTCCGATGCCGATGCCAGCGCCCGCCACGTGCGCGAGGCCGACGAGGCCGTTCGTTTGGGCCCCGCTGCCGCCCGCGAAAGCTACCTGAACATCGAGGCGGTGATCGCAGCGGCTCGCCAAAGCGGGAGCACCGCGGTGCATCCGGGCTACGGCTTTCTTTCTGAAAACGGCCGCTTCGTCGAGGCGTTGGAAACCGCGGGTATTACCTTCGTCGGCCCGCCCGCCTCCGCGATCGCCGCCATGGGTGACAAGTCCGCCGCCAAGGCGCGCATGGCAAACGCCGGCGTGCCGCTGGTACCGGGTTACCACGGTGACGATCAAGGCGACGACACTCTTTTGGCGGAGGCCAACCGCATCGGCTACCCGGTCATGCTGAAAGCGAGCGCCGGCGGCGGCGGCAAGGGCATGCGCGTGGTCGAACGCGAGGCCGACTTCCAGGCTGCCCTCGAAAGTTGCCGGCGCGAGTCAAAAGCCTCCTTCAGCGATGACCGCATGCTGATCGAGAAGTATCTGGTCAAGCCTCGTCACGTCGAGGTGCAGGTATTCTGCGACCGTTTTGGCGCAGGCGTCTATCTCTTCGAGCGCGACTGCAGCGTTCAGCGCCGCCATCAGAAAGTACTGGAAGAGGCTCCGGCGCCGCACATGACGGAAGCGCTTCGCGCCGCCATGGGCGAGGCCGCCGTGCGCGCAGCGAAAGAGATCGGCTACGTGGGCGCGGGCACCGTCGAGTTTCTGCTCGACGTCGACGGCGCCTTCTACTTCATGGAGATGAACACGCGCCTGCAGGTCGAGCACCCGGTGACCGAGATGGTGACCGGGCTCGATCTGGTCGAGTGGCAGCTGAGAGTCGCCATGAACGAGCCGCTGCCCTGCGCGCAAAGCGAACTCACCCTGAACGGCCATAGTTTCGAGGCGCGCCTTTACGCCGAAGACCCGGCCAACGAGTTTCTGCCCGCCACCGGCACCCTCACCCGCTTCTCGCTCGACATAGAGGGCGCGGGGCTTCAGACAGCTCAGGTGCGTTTGGACAGCGGCGTTGATAGCGGAGATGTGGTCTCGATGCATTACGACCCGATGCTCGCCAAGCTGATCACTCACGGCACGGATCGTGACGCGGCGCTCGCCACGCTGAACCGAGCGCTGGCCGCCCTCGACGTGCAGGGCGTGGTGACCAACCGCGCCTTTCTGCAGCGCCTGGCCGGGCATCCGGCATTCAAAGCCGCCGAGCTCGATACCGGTTTCATCGTGCGCCACCACGACGACCTATTCCGTCAAAACGAGCCGACGCCCCAGGCGTACGCTCGCGCCGCGCTGGTGGCCATCGAGACGCTTGCGAAAAGCGCCGGCCGTCAGGATGTGTCGCCCTGGGCGCACAGTGACGGCTTTCGCCTGAACGCGCCGCACAAGGTGCGTATCGCGCTGGCCGACAAGCGCGAAGAGAGCGAGACCGTGGTGGTCGAAGCGACCCGCACTCGCGCGCAAGCCGGCTGGACGCTACGCGTTCAAAACGAGCGATTCGAAGGGTCGCTCTCGAGGCTTGCCGGTGATGCGGTGGCGGTCACACTAAACGGCCACCGCCGGCGCTTTCAGGCTCAGCTCGAAGAAGACAACCTGGTACTGAGCGATAGCGCGGGTGAAACCCGGCTCGTTTGGCAGCGCCTGGATGCGCTCAACCACGCCGCGATCGAGGCCGCCGCAAGCTTGACCGCGCCGATGCACGGCACCGTGG
- a CDS encoding enoyl-CoA hydratase-related protein: MSHSTLTIENAVAHLSLNRPAVHNAFDDHLIAELTDHLKGLLEPIERQEVRVLVLGSEGKSFSAGADLHWMKRMVDYSHDDNLADSRKLSDLMYRLDTLPCPTLCRVQGAAFGGAVGLAACCDVVIASLKARFCLSEVKIGLSPAVISPYVQRAIGARQARRYALSAEVIDADTALALGLAHQVVEPETLDHAVEVMTQTLLAGSPRAQRATKALLAAVGQSPDSDATREKTCQTIAELRVSDEGQEGLSSFFDKRLPAWAPQDDTDNAGERP; this comes from the coding sequence ATGAGCCATTCGACACTGACGATTGAAAACGCCGTGGCGCACCTGAGCCTGAACCGCCCGGCGGTACACAACGCTTTCGACGACCACCTGATTGCCGAGCTGACCGACCACCTGAAAGGACTGCTCGAACCCATCGAGCGCCAGGAGGTGCGGGTGTTGGTGCTCGGCTCCGAAGGCAAAAGCTTCTCGGCGGGGGCGGATCTCCACTGGATGAAGCGCATGGTCGACTACAGCCATGACGATAACCTGGCGGATTCGCGCAAGCTTTCTGATCTGATGTACCGCCTCGATACCCTGCCCTGCCCGACGCTTTGTCGGGTACAGGGTGCAGCCTTTGGCGGCGCGGTGGGCCTGGCCGCGTGTTGCGACGTGGTCATCGCCTCACTAAAGGCCCGATTCTGCCTCTCCGAGGTCAAGATCGGCCTGTCGCCGGCGGTCATCAGCCCTTACGTTCAGCGCGCCATCGGTGCCCGGCAAGCGCGGCGTTACGCGCTGAGTGCCGAGGTGATCGACGCCGACACGGCGCTGGCGCTCGGCCTTGCCCACCAGGTAGTCGAGCCGGAGACCTTGGATCACGCGGTAGAGGTCATGACCCAAACGCTTTTGGCGGGCTCACCCCGGGCGCAGCGGGCGACCAAGGCCCTGCTCGCCGCCGTGGGTCAATCGCCGGATTCCGACGCTACCCGCGAAAAAACGTGTCAGACGATCGCCGAGCTGCGGGTAAGCGACGAGGGCCAGGAGGGGCTTTCGAGCTTTTTCGATAAGCGCCTGCCTGCCTGGGCACCGCAGGATGACACCGATAACGCCGGGGAGCGCCCATGA
- a CDS encoding carboxyl transferase domain-containing protein gives MSILTTQINPRSDLFQQNDAALRAEVDTLFELTEVVAQGGGASARERHESRGKLFVRDRIDHLIDEGAPFLEFSALAAHAVYESDVPAAGVVTGIGRVKGVECVIVANDATVKGGTYFPLTVKKHLRAQEIARKHRLPCIYLVDSGGAFLPRQDEVFPDRDHFGRIFYNQATMSAEGIPQIAVVMGSCTAGGAYVPAMADESIIVKEQGTIFLGGPPLVKAATGESISAEALGGADVHAKVSGVADHYAENDMHALQLARGCIARLNWQKRGKLAMKAPAPPRLDPAELYGIVGVDLKKPFDVREVIGRIVDGSEFDEFKRYYGDTLVTGFAHIHGHPVGIVANNGVLFSESAVKGAHFIELCAQRKVPLVFLQNITGFMVGSKYEHEGIAKHGAKLVTAVACAKVPKFTVLIGGSFGAGNYGMCGRAYDPNLLFMWPNARISVMGGEQAAGVLAQVKREQYEREDRAWSEDDEEAFKKPTREQYERQGHPTYASARLWDDGVIDPLQTRDVLGLSLAAAMNAEIEETRFGVFRM, from the coding sequence ATGAGCATACTGACCACCCAGATCAACCCGCGCAGTGACCTGTTCCAGCAAAACGACGCCGCCCTGCGCGCCGAGGTCGACACGCTTTTCGAACTGACCGAGGTTGTCGCCCAGGGCGGCGGCGCCAGCGCCCGCGAGCGTCACGAAAGCCGTGGGAAGCTCTTCGTGCGCGATCGGATCGATCATTTGATCGACGAAGGCGCGCCGTTTCTCGAGTTCTCGGCGCTGGCCGCCCACGCGGTGTACGAAAGCGACGTGCCCGCTGCCGGCGTGGTGACCGGGATCGGCCGCGTCAAGGGCGTTGAGTGCGTGATCGTCGCCAACGACGCCACGGTCAAGGGCGGCACCTACTTTCCGCTGACGGTGAAAAAGCATCTTCGCGCCCAGGAGATCGCCCGCAAGCATCGCCTGCCGTGTATCTACCTGGTCGACTCCGGCGGCGCCTTTCTGCCCCGTCAGGACGAGGTGTTCCCTGACCGTGACCACTTCGGGCGCATCTTCTACAACCAGGCCACGATGTCCGCCGAGGGCATCCCACAGATCGCCGTGGTGATGGGCTCCTGTACCGCCGGCGGCGCCTACGTACCGGCCATGGCGGACGAGTCGATCATCGTCAAGGAACAAGGTACGATCTTTCTCGGCGGCCCGCCGCTGGTCAAGGCAGCCACCGGCGAGAGCATCAGCGCCGAAGCCCTGGGCGGCGCCGACGTGCACGCCAAGGTCAGCGGCGTGGCGGATCACTACGCCGAAAACGACATGCACGCGCTTCAGCTCGCCCGCGGCTGTATCGCCCGGCTCAACTGGCAAAAGCGCGGGAAGCTCGCCATGAAAGCGCCCGCCCCGCCCAGGCTCGACCCCGCAGAGCTTTACGGCATCGTGGGGGTCGATCTCAAGAAACCGTTCGATGTGCGCGAAGTGATCGGGCGCATCGTCGATGGCTCCGAATTCGACGAGTTCAAGCGCTACTATGGCGACACCCTGGTCACCGGGTTTGCGCATATCCATGGCCACCCGGTGGGGATCGTGGCCAACAACGGGGTGCTCTTTTCAGAGAGCGCGGTGAAAGGCGCGCACTTCATCGAACTCTGCGCCCAGCGCAAGGTACCGCTGGTGTTTTTGCAGAACATCACCGGCTTCATGGTCGGCTCCAAATACGAACACGAAGGCATCGCCAAGCACGGTGCCAAGCTCGTGACCGCCGTGGCTTGCGCGAAAGTGCCCAAGTTCACCGTCTTGATTGGCGGCAGCTTCGGCGCCGGCAACTATGGCATGTGCGGGCGCGCTTATGATCCGAATTTACTGTTCATGTGGCCCAACGCGCGTATTTCGGTGATGGGCGGCGAGCAGGCCGCCGGCGTGCTCGCCCAGGTCAAGCGCGAGCAGTACGAGCGCGAAGACCGCGCGTGGTCGGAGGATGACGAAGAGGCGTTCAAGAAGCCGACCCGCGAGCAGTACGAGCGCCAGGGCCACCCCACCTACGCTAGCGCAAGGCTTTGGGACGATGGCGTGATCGACCCGCTCCAGACCCGCGACGTGCTGGGGCTTTCCCTGGCCGCCGCGATGAATGCCGAGATCGAAGAGACGCGCTTTGGCGTGTTCAGGATGTGA
- a CDS encoding isovaleryl-CoA dehydrogenase has product MHSLYTELDFGLDEDMNMLRREVNAFAASEIAPRAAEIDQKNEFPNDLWRKFGDMGLLGVTVSEEDGGSGMGYLAHCIAMEEISRASASVALSYGAHSNLCVNQIKRNASPEQKAKYLPRLISGEHVGALAMSEPGAGSDVVSMKLRAEKRGDKYVLNGNKMWITNGPDADVLVVYAKTDPDAGSKGITTFLIEKGMPGFSTAQKLDKLGMRGSNTCELVFQDCEVPEENVLGEVGKGVRVLMSGLDYERTVLAAGPIGIMQAAMDVVVPYIHERKQFEQSIGEFQLVQGKVADMYTTLNACRAYLYAVARACDRDQTSRKDAAGVILYCAEKATQVALDAIQLLGGNGYINEYPTGRLLRDAKLYEIGAGTSEIRRMLIGRELFSESR; this is encoded by the coding sequence ATGCACTCTCTTTATACGGAACTCGACTTCGGCCTCGACGAGGATATGAACATGCTGCGCCGCGAAGTGAATGCCTTCGCGGCTAGCGAGATCGCTCCGCGCGCCGCCGAGATCGACCAGAAAAACGAATTCCCCAACGACCTGTGGCGCAAGTTTGGCGACATGGGCCTTCTGGGTGTCACCGTCTCGGAAGAGGATGGCGGCAGCGGTATGGGGTATCTCGCTCACTGTATCGCCATGGAGGAAATTTCGCGCGCCAGCGCCTCGGTCGCGCTCTCCTATGGCGCCCACTCCAATCTCTGCGTCAATCAGATCAAGCGCAACGCCTCCCCCGAACAAAAAGCAAAATATCTGCCGAGGCTGATCAGCGGCGAACACGTAGGAGCACTGGCCATGTCCGAGCCCGGCGCGGGGTCCGACGTGGTATCGATGAAGCTGCGCGCCGAGAAGCGCGGCGACAAGTACGTTTTGAACGGCAACAAGATGTGGATCACCAACGGTCCGGATGCCGACGTGCTGGTGGTTTACGCCAAGACCGACCCGGATGCCGGCTCGAAAGGCATTACCACCTTCTTGATCGAAAAGGGGATGCCGGGATTTTCCACCGCGCAGAAGCTCGACAAGCTCGGCATGCGCGGCTCCAACACCTGCGAGCTGGTGTTTCAGGACTGCGAGGTGCCCGAAGAGAACGTGCTCGGTGAGGTCGGCAAGGGCGTACGCGTGCTGATGAGCGGGCTGGACTACGAGCGCACGGTGCTCGCCGCCGGCCCCATCGGCATCATGCAGGCTGCCATGGACGTGGTGGTGCCCTACATCCACGAGCGCAAGCAGTTCGAGCAATCGATCGGTGAGTTCCAGCTCGTCCAGGGCAAGGTCGCGGACATGTACACCACGCTCAACGCCTGCCGGGCGTATCTTTACGCCGTGGCCCGCGCCTGCGACCGGGACCAGACCTCGCGTAAGGACGCCGCCGGGGTGATCCTCTACTGCGCCGAAAAGGCGACCCAGGTGGCGCTGGACGCCATTCAGCTGCTCGGCGGCAACGGCTACATCAACGAGTACCCTACCGGGCGGCTTCTGCGAGACGCCAAACTCTACGAGATCGGCGCCGGCACCAGCGAGATTCGCCGCATGCTGATTGGCCGCGAACTGTTCAGCGAAAGTCGTTAA
- a CDS encoding MerR family transcriptional regulator produces MSKTYSISELAAEFDVTTRSIRFYEDQELLRPARRGQTRIYSSQDRVRLKLTLRGKRLGLSLAEIRELFELWDETRRGSEKQLHLMLEKIGERRAALEQQMKDITMVQLELESAEIRCRQALEELNQKQADEERTNVSG; encoded by the coding sequence ATGAGCAAAACCTACTCGATCAGCGAGCTGGCCGCCGAGTTCGACGTCACCACGCGCAGCATTCGCTTTTACGAAGACCAGGAACTTCTGCGCCCCGCCCGCCGAGGTCAGACCCGTATTTACAGCAGCCAGGACCGCGTGCGCTTGAAGCTCACGCTACGTGGCAAGCGCCTGGGATTATCGCTTGCCGAAATTCGTGAGCTGTTCGAGCTATGGGATGAAACCCGGCGCGGCAGTGAAAAGCAGCTCCACCTGATGCTGGAAAAGATCGGCGAGCGCCGTGCGGCGCTGGAGCAGCAGATGAAGGACATCACCATGGTGCAGCTCGAACTCGAAAGCGCCGAGATTCGCTGCCGTCAGGCCCTCGAAGAGCTCAACCAGAAGCAGGCCGATGAGGAACGCACCAACGTCTCGGGCTGA
- a CDS encoding ABC transporter ATP-binding protein: protein MQTETVDPIAMLETRGLTKSFRGFTAVDNVDLRVQEGHIHALIGPNGAGKTTVFNLLTKFLPPTCGEILYRGNPITSLKSNQIARLGLVRSFQISAVFAHMTALENVRVALQRRLGTSFHFWKSEKTLTPLNERAMALLDEVGLAAYADTLTVEMPYGRKRALEVATTLALDPVMMLLDEPTQGMGAEDVDRIVELIKRVSRGRTVLIVEHNLSVVSRLCDRITVLARGAVLAEGDYPSVSSNPLVREAYMGSDDVETTRERVSA from the coding sequence ATGCAGACAGAGACGGTTGATCCGATCGCGATGCTGGAAACCCGCGGGCTCACCAAGTCCTTTCGCGGCTTTACTGCGGTGGACAACGTCGATCTTCGGGTGCAGGAAGGGCATATTCACGCGCTGATTGGCCCCAATGGTGCAGGCAAAACCACCGTTTTTAACCTGCTCACCAAGTTCTTGCCGCCCACCTGCGGCGAAATCCTCTACCGCGGTAATCCGATCACATCGCTAAAATCGAACCAGATCGCCCGGTTGGGACTGGTGCGCTCGTTTCAGATTTCGGCAGTGTTTGCGCACATGACCGCCCTCGAAAACGTGCGCGTGGCGCTTCAGCGCCGATTGGGCACGTCGTTTCACTTCTGGAAATCGGAGAAAACGCTTACGCCACTCAATGAGCGGGCGATGGCGCTGCTCGATGAAGTCGGGCTTGCCGCCTACGCCGATACCCTGACCGTCGAGATGCCTTACGGGCGCAAGCGGGCGCTGGAGGTAGCCACGACCCTTGCGCTGGACCCGGTCATGATGCTGCTGGACGAGCCCACCCAGGGCATGGGTGCCGAAGACGTCGATCGTATCGTCGAGCTGATCAAGCGCGTATCCAGGGGCCGCACGGTGCTGATAGTCGAACACAACCTTAGCGTGGTGAGCCGCCTTTGCGACCGAATCACGGTGTTGGCTCGCGGCGCCGTGCTGGCCGAAGGCGACTACCCCAGCGTGTCGAGTAACCCGCTGGTACGCGAGGCGTACATGGGCAGCGACGACGTCGAGACAACCCGTGAGAGGGTGAGCGCATGA
- a CDS encoding ABC transporter ATP-binding protein, whose protein sequence is MSTASDETVREPVEGRTATRSRDILKITDLHAFYGESHILHGVNVNVKEGELVTLLGRNGAGRSTTLKAIMNMVGRRTGSIVIGGQETLAMKPHHIPRLGVGYCPEERGIFASLDVHENLLLPPTVSSGGMSLDAIYAMLPNLYERRKSPGTRLSGGEQQMLAMARILRTGARILLLDEITEGLAPVIVQALGDVLVKLKASGMTIVLVEQNFRFAAPLADRHFVMEHGEIIEEISAAELSSRREHFNALLGV, encoded by the coding sequence ATGAGTACCGCCAGTGATGAGACGGTTCGCGAACCCGTTGAAGGGCGCACGGCTACGCGGTCGCGGGACATTCTCAAGATTACTGATCTGCACGCCTTTTACGGCGAATCTCATATTCTTCACGGGGTGAACGTCAACGTAAAAGAGGGCGAACTGGTCACGCTTTTGGGGCGCAACGGCGCCGGGCGCAGCACAACGCTCAAGGCCATCATGAACATGGTGGGCCGGCGCACCGGGTCGATCGTCATCGGCGGTCAGGAAACGCTCGCCATGAAGCCTCACCACATTCCGCGGCTCGGCGTGGGTTACTGTCCGGAAGAGCGCGGCATTTTTGCAAGCCTCGATGTGCACGAGAACCTGCTCTTGCCGCCTACGGTCAGCTCCGGTGGCATGAGTCTGGACGCCATTTACGCGATGTTACCGAACCTTTACGAGCGGCGCAAAAGCCCCGGCACGCGGCTCTCCGGTGGCGAGCAGCAAATGCTCGCCATGGCACGGATTCTGCGCACCGGCGCGCGCATTCTCCTGCTCGACGAGATTACCGAGGGGCTGGCGCCGGTCATTGTACAGGCGCTTGGTGACGTGCTGGTCAAGCTCAAGGCCAGCGGCATGACCATCGTGCTCGTCGAGCAAAACTTTCGTTTCGCTGCCCCCCTGGCGGATCGCCACTTCGTCATGGAGCACGGCGAAATCATCGAGGAGATCAGCGCCGCCGAGCTCTCATCCAGGCGCGAGCATTTCAACGCGCTGCTGGGTGTGTGA
- a CDS encoding ABC transporter substrate-binding protein produces the protein MALIQQLPSKKTLVSSITVAVASTLTLAAHAEISDGEVRIGYLADMSGTYRDLAGPGGLTALEMAVDDFGGSVNGSPIKVFSADDRNSADVGANTVRGWIDQQNVDMVGGLVASSVTIAVTKVLEENDRLGLVSGSAASSVTNEHCTPNHIHWVYDTYPLANGTAKAVVEQGGDSWFLLTADYAFGHALEADVTSVVEANGGEIVGGVRHPFPTSDFSSYILQAQGSGAKIVGLANAGADTVNAITTASQFGLTQSGQQLAGLLIFLNDVHALGLEATQNLLLTTGWYWDMDDQAREWAQRYFDEVGSMPTMVQAGIYSSTMHYLKAVEAAGTDEAQAVRAQMASQPINDFFARNGRIREDGRMVHDMYLAQVKTPIESTGEWDLYEILSTIPAEEAYRPLAESQCDLVQN, from the coding sequence ATGGCGCTTATCCAACAACTGCCGAGCAAGAAAACGCTGGTGTCGAGCATCACCGTCGCGGTGGCATCGACCCTGACCCTTGCCGCTCACGCCGAGATCAGCGATGGCGAGGTGCGTATCGGTTATCTGGCCGATATGTCCGGCACCTACCGGGATCTTGCCGGCCCCGGCGGGTTGACCGCCCTTGAAATGGCGGTCGATGACTTTGGCGGCAGCGTCAACGGCTCGCCGATCAAAGTGTTCAGCGCCGACGACCGTAACAGCGCCGATGTGGGCGCCAATACCGTGCGCGGCTGGATCGACCAGCAAAACGTCGATATGGTCGGAGGGCTCGTCGCCTCGTCGGTCACGATCGCCGTGACCAAAGTGCTCGAGGAGAACGACCGGCTGGGGCTCGTCTCGGGCTCGGCGGCCTCGAGTGTGACCAACGAGCACTGCACGCCCAACCATATTCACTGGGTTTACGATACTTACCCGCTGGCCAACGGCACCGCCAAGGCGGTGGTCGAGCAAGGCGGCGACAGCTGGTTTCTGCTCACCGCGGATTACGCCTTCGGCCACGCGCTGGAAGCGGACGTGACCAGCGTAGTGGAAGCCAACGGCGGTGAAATCGTCGGCGGCGTGCGCCACCCATTCCCCACCAGCGATTTCTCCTCCTACATTTTGCAGGCCCAGGGGTCCGGGGCGAAGATCGTTGGTCTTGCCAACGCCGGTGCCGATACGGTCAACGCCATCACCACCGCCAGCCAGTTCGGGCTAACGCAGTCCGGCCAGCAGCTGGCGGGGCTTTTGATCTTCTTGAACGATGTGCACGCGCTGGGTCTTGAGGCCACGCAAAACCTGCTGCTCACCACCGGCTGGTACTGGGACATGGACGACCAGGCCCGCGAGTGGGCACAGCGCTACTTCGATGAGGTGGGTAGCATGCCGACCATGGTTCAGGCGGGCATCTACTCGAGCACCATGCACTACTTGAAGGCCGTCGAGGCCGCCGGCACCGACGAGGCCCAGGCCGTGCGCGCGCAGATGGCCTCCCAGCCGATCAACGACTTCTTTGCCCGCAACGGGCGCATTCGCGAAGACGGGCGGATGGTGCACGACATGTACCTCGCCCAGGTGAAAACGCCGATTGAGTCCACCGGCGAGTGGGATCTCTACGAGATTCTCAGCACCATTCCCGCCGAAGAGGCCTACCGCCCGCTTGCCGAGAGCCAGTGCGATTTGGTGCAGAACTAA
- a CDS encoding branched-chain amino acid ABC transporter permease: protein MTMIFGVPMAVFMGQLTLGLVNGAFYALLSLGLAVIFGLLKIVNFAHGAQYMLGAFAALLAFNTLGINYWLALVLVPLTVGGLSMLIERFLLRRIAHLDHLYGLLLTFGLALIFEGTLINFFGVSGARYATPEILQGGLNLGFMFLPTYRAWVLVAALAMCLFTWFMIERTRLGAYLRAGTENSKLMQAFGVNVPLLITLTYGFGVGLAAFAGVLAAPLYPVSPTMGSSLLIVVFAVVVIGGMGSILGAILTGLGMGVIEGLTKVYYPEAANTVIFLVMILVLMLRPAGLFGKEA, encoded by the coding sequence ATGACGATGATATTCGGCGTGCCCATGGCGGTGTTCATGGGCCAGCTTACGCTGGGGCTGGTCAACGGCGCCTTTTATGCGCTCTTGAGCCTGGGGTTGGCGGTGATCTTCGGGCTTTTGAAAATCGTCAATTTCGCCCACGGCGCGCAGTACATGCTGGGCGCCTTTGCCGCACTTCTGGCCTTCAACACTTTGGGCATCAATTACTGGCTGGCACTGGTGCTGGTGCCGCTTACCGTGGGCGGGCTCAGCATGCTGATCGAGCGCTTTCTGCTTCGCCGCATCGCTCATCTGGATCATCTGTACGGGCTGCTTCTGACCTTTGGTTTGGCGCTGATCTTCGAGGGCACGCTGATCAACTTCTTTGGCGTGTCAGGCGCGCGCTACGCCACGCCGGAGATCCTGCAGGGCGGATTGAATCTCGGATTCATGTTTTTGCCCACCTACCGCGCTTGGGTGCTGGTGGCCGCACTGGCCATGTGTCTGTTTACCTGGTTCATGATCGAGCGTACGCGGCTCGGGGCGTATCTACGCGCGGGCACCGAGAACTCCAAGCTGATGCAGGCCTTCGGGGTGAACGTACCGCTTTTGATCACGCTGACCTACGGTTTCGGCGTGGGGCTGGCCGCCTTTGCTGGCGTGCTGGCCGCGCCGCTTTATCCGGTGTCACCCACCATGGGGTCGAGCCTTCTGATCGTGGTGTTTGCCGTGGTGGTCATCGGCGGGATGGGCTCGATTCTGGGCGCCATTTTAACCGGTTTAGGCATGGGCGTGATCGAAGGGCTCACCAAGGTGTACTACCCCGAAGCCGCCAATACGGTGATCTTTTTGGTGATGATACTGGTTCTCATGCTGCGCCCGGCCGGGCTTTTCGGAAAGGAGGCATAG
- a CDS encoding branched-chain amino acid ABC transporter permease, translating to MSDSQALSAPNVEARRKRRAGQRRALLYVVLVAVGLVAPLLAYPVFLMKILCFALFACAFNLLLGYAGLLSFGHAAFLASGGYVTGYLLASYPGLTPELGILAGTLAATLLGCLFGVLSIRRQGIYFAMVTLALAQLMFFVFIQAPFTGGEDGLHGVPRGELFGLISLQSNLAMYYFVFAVFLVGFALIQRTVNSPFGQVLKAIRENEPRAVSLGYNVDAYKLLAFVLSAGLTGLAGATKTVVFQLASLTDAHWHMSGEVILMTLLGGVGTLLGPLAGASLVVSLQHLLAQSPLGNWVSVILGAIFVLCVLSFRSGIVGELATLYRKNFK from the coding sequence ATGTCGGACTCACAAGCGCTGAGCGCGCCGAACGTCGAGGCCAGGCGAAAGCGCCGGGCGGGGCAGCGCCGCGCGCTATTGTACGTGGTACTGGTCGCGGTGGGCCTGGTGGCACCGCTGCTGGCGTATCCGGTTTTTTTAATGAAGATTCTCTGCTTTGCGCTGTTCGCCTGCGCCTTCAATCTGCTGCTGGGCTACGCCGGTCTTTTATCCTTTGGACACGCCGCGTTTTTGGCCAGCGGCGGCTATGTCACCGGGTATCTTCTGGCAAGTTACCCGGGGCTTACGCCGGAGCTTGGTATTCTAGCGGGGACGCTTGCCGCCACGCTACTGGGATGTCTGTTCGGGGTGCTTTCGATTCGACGCCAGGGCATCTATTTCGCCATGGTGACGCTGGCGTTGGCGCAGCTAATGTTCTTCGTGTTCATTCAGGCGCCTTTTACCGGCGGTGAGGATGGCCTTCACGGCGTGCCCCGGGGCGAGCTCTTTGGGCTGATCAGCCTGCAGAGTAACCTGGCGATGTACTACTTCGTTTTCGCGGTGTTTCTAGTGGGCTTCGCGCTCATTCAGCGCACCGTGAACTCGCCGTTTGGTCAGGTGCTCAAGGCGATTCGCGAAAACGAGCCGCGGGCGGTGTCGCTTGGCTATAACGTCGACGCCTACAAGCTTCTGGCGTTCGTGCTCTCGGCCGGACTTACCGGGCTCGCCGGGGCGACCAAGACGGTGGTGTTCCAGCTCGCCTCGCTCACCGACGCCCACTGGCACATGTCCGGCGAGGTGATCCTGATGACGCTGCTGGGCGGGGTCGGCACGCTGTTAGGGCCGCTGGCAGGCGCCTCGCTTGTCGTCAGCCTTCAGCACCTGCTGGCGCAGTCGCCGCTGGGTAACTGGGTCAGCGTGATTCTCGGCGCCATCTTCGTGCTCTGCGTGCTGAGCTTTCGAAGCGGCATCGTCGGCGAGCTCGCAACGCTTTATCGCAAGAATTTCAAGTAA